In Bacillus sp. KH172YL63, one genomic interval encodes:
- a CDS encoding nucleoside hydrolase yields the protein MSEKKKVLVISDFGIDDIVAILYAYYSAEIEIVGIVADYGNVSRENALKNVLYLQKLTGITDVPVIGGAVSALTGSQPQFYPEVHGLAGLGPIIPDSIGFDPSKISENFYEIKALIEQYAGELYIYSAGRLTSLATAFVLYPETMKKVKEFYVMGGAFLVPGNVTPTAEANFYGDPYAANILIQLAPKMIHLIPLDVTMYALITPVMLDHLHEFYVKTNDKVGQIIKPMVDYYYQFYKSTYPDITGSPLHDLLALWALANGEKMIYEEVPVRVAVDKGCTFGQSVGDFRESAKKAPWPVHKIAKQFNYSQFISEVFATLQSGPSRYR from the coding sequence TTGTCTGAGAAAAAGAAAGTATTGGTTATATCAGATTTCGGTATAGATGATATTGTCGCTATTTTATATGCGTATTATAGTGCAGAGATTGAAATTGTAGGGATCGTTGCCGACTATGGGAATGTATCAAGGGAAAATGCATTGAAAAATGTTTTATACCTTCAAAAATTAACCGGGATCACTGACGTTCCTGTAATAGGAGGGGCTGTATCGGCGTTGACAGGGAGTCAGCCCCAATTCTACCCTGAAGTCCATGGCCTGGCAGGACTTGGACCGATCATCCCTGATAGTATCGGATTCGATCCTTCTAAAATCAGCGAGAATTTCTATGAAATCAAAGCCCTCATTGAACAATACGCCGGTGAATTGTATATCTACTCAGCGGGGCGCTTGACGTCATTGGCTACAGCCTTTGTCCTGTATCCGGAAACGATGAAAAAAGTGAAGGAGTTTTATGTAATGGGAGGGGCCTTCCTCGTGCCGGGAAATGTCACGCCTACTGCCGAAGCGAATTTCTACGGTGATCCCTACGCCGCAAACATCCTCATACAGCTTGCCCCTAAAATGATTCATCTCATCCCCCTGGATGTTACAATGTATGCGCTCATCACACCTGTCATGCTGGATCATTTACATGAATTTTATGTGAAAACGAATGACAAGGTAGGACAAATCATTAAACCGATGGTGGATTATTATTATCAATTTTATAAATCGACTTATCCGGATATTACCGGCAGCCCGCTTCACGATCTGCTTGCCCTTTGGGCACTTGCCAATGGTGAAAAAATGATATACGAAGAGGTGCCGGTCCGCGTGGCCGTAGATAAGGGCTGTACCTTTGGGCAAAGTGTAGGCGACTTCAGAGAGTCAGCTAAGAAAGCACCATGGCCGGTCCATAAGATCGCGAAACAGTTCAATTACTCACAATTCATTTCTGAAGTGTTCGCTACCCTTCAATCCGGGCCCAGCCGTTACCGGTAA
- a CDS encoding PCYCGC motif-containing (lipo)protein produces MKNITLYFILLIGLLGIISGCSSKEEQHAGHDHTAANGDIREETASVDTLPSFLDDKDDNMKLIYSSAAKHPELLKYIPCYCGCGDSAGHESNLNCFVFEQKGEKVVWDDHGTRCQLCLKIAAESIVKYNNGESIKSIRKDIDEQYKEGYAKPTPTPMPS; encoded by the coding sequence ATGAAAAATATTACTCTTTACTTTATTCTTCTCATAGGATTGTTGGGGATCATATCAGGCTGTTCCTCCAAGGAAGAGCAGCATGCCGGGCATGATCATACTGCCGCAAACGGCGATATCCGGGAAGAAACAGCGTCTGTTGACACATTACCGTCATTTCTCGATGATAAGGACGACAATATGAAGCTTATTTATTCTTCAGCCGCCAAGCATCCAGAACTGTTGAAATATATCCCATGTTATTGCGGATGCGGCGACTCAGCCGGACACGAAAGCAACCTTAACTGCTTCGTCTTTGAACAAAAAGGAGAGAAAGTGGTGTGGGATGATCACGGCACAAGATGTCAGCTTTGTTTAAAGATTGCGGCTGAATCGATTGTGAAATATAATAATGGCGAATCCATTAAAAGCATTAGAAAAGATATTGATGAGCAATATAAAGAGGGGTACGCAAAGCCGACTCCGACTCCGATGCCATCTTAA
- a CDS encoding DegV family protein, with protein MTKIYIVTDSTADLSDEVVKELDIHVVPLSISIDGETYLDRVDLSPQSFIEKMKASSELPKSSQPPAGSFVELYDELGKDGSKVLSIHMTGKMSGTVRSAETAADMSSADVTVVDSRFISKGLAFQVIEAARLAKEGKSMDEILSAIETIRANTKLFVVVDTLENLVKGGRIGKGRAMIGSLLNIKPIASLENAEYTPVAKVRSHSQVVKYLANQFVEDVDGKNILGVGLVHVDGLPLAESLKAKISDKTGYDNIDIVPTTPIIGTHTGIGAIGFMYYTD; from the coding sequence TTGACCAAGATTTATATTGTAACAGACTCAACAGCGGACTTGTCTGATGAGGTTGTAAAAGAACTGGACATTCATGTAGTTCCTTTATCGATTTCCATCGATGGGGAAACGTATCTAGATAGAGTTGATCTTTCACCACAGAGCTTCATTGAAAAAATGAAAGCTTCTTCGGAATTACCAAAGAGTTCTCAGCCCCCGGCAGGTTCATTTGTCGAACTTTATGATGAATTGGGTAAAGACGGTTCAAAAGTGTTATCCATACATATGACCGGAAAAATGAGTGGTACGGTCCGTTCGGCTGAAACGGCTGCCGACATGTCTTCAGCCGATGTAACGGTTGTTGATTCCCGTTTTATTTCTAAAGGATTGGCTTTTCAGGTAATCGAAGCAGCCAGGCTTGCAAAAGAAGGGAAATCGATGGATGAAATCCTTTCAGCCATCGAAACAATCCGTGCGAACACGAAATTATTTGTTGTAGTTGATACACTTGAAAACCTTGTCAAAGGTGGCAGGATCGGAAAGGGAAGAGCGATGATCGGATCCCTGCTGAACATCAAACCGATTGCTTCACTGGAAAATGCCGAATATACACCTGTAGCCAAGGTGCGAAGCCATTCTCAAGTCGTAAAATACTTAGCGAATCAGTTTGTTGAAGATGTGGATGGAAAGAACATCCTCGGCGTCGGACTTGTCCATGTAGACGGACTGCCGCTGGCGGAGAGTCTGAAAGCGAAAATCTCTGATAAGACCGGATACGACAACATCGACATTGTCCCGACAACACCGATCATCGGTACCCATACGGGAATCGGTGCAATCGGATTCATGTACTATACGGATTGA
- a CDS encoding DUF2535 family protein yields MLTKTIEFKSKYGRKIKILEVPVMKEGSPLYLRVNLRLHQFINRIHKENGPKSVFSFREYLKRTTKWSEYEEIYQSEELKNNA; encoded by the coding sequence TTGCTGACAAAAACGATCGAGTTTAAATCGAAGTATGGACGGAAGATCAAAATCTTAGAAGTTCCTGTCATGAAAGAAGGCAGCCCGCTCTATTTAAGAGTCAATCTCAGACTCCATCAATTCATTAATCGGATCCACAAGGAAAACGGGCCAAAATCCGTATTCAGCTTCAGGGAGTATTTGAAGAGAACGACGAAATGGTCAGAGTATGAAGAAATTTATCAATCAGAGGAATTAAAGAATAATGCATGA
- a CDS encoding SOS response-associated peptidase, with protein sequence MCGRYSLTTPLEELVKQYLIDEFIDEWEPRYNIAPTQKVLSLISHKGKRRAGSITWGLVPRWADREKWKPLINARSETLLEKASFKSLVHQNRMVIFADGFFEWKRQKGEKIPVRFQLKNEKPFVFAGLWERNGDMHTSTILTTEANPLVGNVHDRMPVILSEQEDIEKWLNTEAYSFEEASSILKPYRQDEMKAYEVSKAVNSPKNDSAECIVPVH encoded by the coding sequence ATGTGTGGAAGGTACTCATTGACCACTCCTTTGGAGGAGCTTGTGAAACAATATTTGATAGATGAATTCATCGATGAATGGGAGCCTAGGTATAATATCGCACCTACACAGAAGGTCCTGTCCCTCATTTCACATAAAGGGAAGCGCAGAGCAGGGAGCATCACCTGGGGGCTTGTACCACGCTGGGCTGACCGAGAGAAGTGGAAACCGCTTATCAATGCAAGGAGCGAGACCCTTCTTGAAAAAGCAAGCTTCAAGTCACTTGTTCATCAAAATAGAATGGTTATCTTCGCAGATGGTTTTTTCGAGTGGAAGCGCCAGAAAGGTGAAAAGATCCCGGTGCGATTTCAATTAAAAAATGAAAAACCTTTTGTGTTTGCCGGGTTATGGGAGCGGAATGGTGATATGCATACCTCCACCATTCTCACCACAGAAGCCAACCCTCTTGTAGGCAATGTTCACGATCGGATGCCTGTCATACTTAGCGAACAGGAGGATATCGAAAAATGGCTCAATACGGAGGCATATTCTTTTGAGGAAGCATCCTCCATCCTGAAGCCCTACCGGCAGGATGAAATGAAGGCATACGAGGTATCAAAAGCCGTAAATTCACCTAAAAATGATTCAGCGGAATGTATTGTTCCAGTTCATTGA
- the trhA gene encoding PAQR family membrane homeostasis protein TrhA gives MTYDFDFSNWKEEIANAITHGIGLVLSIPALVMLIIFAVQEGSAWHVVSFSIFGASMILLYLFSTLLHSFKPSKVKNLFAILDHSAIYVLIAGTYTPFMLVSVRGALGWTLFGIVWGLAVIGIVFKCYFVHRYQIVSTLFYLVMGWLVIIAIKPLYASLTGEGFSLLLTGGIMYSIGAIFYVWNKLPYNHAIWHLFVLAGSSFMYFCILFYV, from the coding sequence TTGACATATGATTTCGATTTTTCCAATTGGAAAGAAGAGATTGCGAACGCCATCACACATGGAATCGGGTTGGTATTGAGTATCCCTGCATTGGTGATGTTGATCATTTTCGCCGTTCAGGAAGGCTCGGCATGGCATGTGGTAAGCTTCTCGATATTTGGAGCATCCATGATCCTGCTTTACTTATTTTCCACTCTGTTACATAGCTTTAAGCCATCAAAAGTGAAAAATCTTTTTGCCATATTGGATCACTCGGCCATTTATGTACTGATCGCAGGAACGTATACGCCTTTCATGCTGGTCAGTGTAAGAGGAGCACTGGGATGGACATTGTTTGGGATCGTATGGGGGCTTGCCGTCATAGGGATTGTGTTTAAATGTTATTTCGTCCATCGTTATCAGATTGTTTCCACTCTCTTTTATCTTGTGATGGGCTGGCTCGTGATCATTGCAATCAAGCCACTATATGCAAGCCTGACAGGTGAAGGATTCTCCCTGCTCTTGACAGGAGGAATCATGTATTCCATCGGGGCAATCTTCTATGTTTGGAACAAACTTCCTTATAATCATGCAATCTGGCATTTATTCGTACTTGCCGGAAGCAGCTTTATGTATTTTTGTATTTTGTTTTATGTTTAG
- a CDS encoding dihydrofolate reductase, which translates to MLSFIVAMDKNQVIGINNELPWRLPADLAFFKKTTMGQPIIMGRKTFESIGKVLPGRENIIVTRDTDYSKDGCTVIHSIEDIKRINANTDEELFVIGGAEIFNATFDSADRLYITLIDEEFEGDTYFPELDPNEWKVISKEKGMKNEQNPYDYYFIVYDRINR; encoded by the coding sequence ATGCTTTCATTTATTGTGGCGATGGATAAAAATCAGGTAATAGGGATAAATAATGAGTTACCTTGGCGATTACCTGCTGATTTAGCTTTTTTTAAGAAGACTACAATGGGTCAACCGATTATTATGGGTAGAAAAACATTTGAATCCATCGGAAAAGTTTTACCCGGCAGAGAAAATATTATAGTTACCAGAGATACCGACTATTCAAAGGATGGTTGTACAGTCATTCATTCGATTGAGGACATTAAAAGAATCAATGCAAATACTGATGAAGAATTATTTGTAATTGGCGGGGCAGAAATTTTTAATGCAACTTTTGATAGCGCTGACCGCTTGTATATCACCTTGATCGATGAAGAATTTGAAGGGGATACATATTTTCCTGAACTCGATCCAAATGAATGGAAGGTAATATCTAAGGAAAAAGGGATGAAGAATGAGCAAAATCCTTATGATTATTATTTTATTGTGTATGATCGGATTAATCGCTAA
- a CDS encoding thymidylate synthase, with product MKHQEYGYLDMCRYILDNGSKKEDRTGTGTKSIFGYQMRFDLNEGFPLFTTKSVAFQLVASELLWFIKGDTNIRYLLQHNNNIWNEWAFKKWVESDAYDGPDMTDFGIRSQEDEEFKELYKEQMKIFKKMILEDDQFAKEFGELGPVYGKQWRDWETARGETIDQLKDVVEQIKCNPDSRRHLVVAYNPGEVSGMALPPCHSLFQFYVSDGKLSCQLYQRSGDVFIGVPFNVASYSLLTHLIAQECGLEVGEFIHTFGDVHIYLNHIEQVETQLKREPRKLPTLKLNANKQSIFEFEMDDIQIVDYHPHPKIKGPIAV from the coding sequence TTGAAACATCAAGAATATGGATACCTTGATATGTGCCGTTATATTCTGGATAATGGTTCGAAGAAAGAAGATAGAACAGGTACGGGTACAAAATCCATCTTTGGTTATCAAATGCGCTTTGATCTAAATGAAGGCTTTCCATTGTTTACAACTAAAAGTGTCGCATTTCAATTAGTTGCCAGTGAATTATTATGGTTTATTAAAGGTGATACGAACATCAGGTATCTGCTTCAACATAATAATAATATATGGAATGAATGGGCTTTTAAAAAGTGGGTGGAAAGTGATGCGTATGACGGTCCCGATATGACTGATTTCGGCATCAGAAGTCAAGAAGATGAAGAGTTTAAAGAGTTATATAAAGAACAGATGAAGATATTTAAGAAAATGATACTTGAAGATGATCAGTTTGCAAAAGAATTTGGTGAACTTGGTCCTGTATATGGAAAACAATGGAGAGACTGGGAAACTGCCCGCGGTGAAACAATTGACCAATTAAAAGATGTGGTAGAGCAAATCAAATGCAACCCGGATAGTAGAAGACATTTAGTAGTCGCATACAATCCAGGAGAGGTCTCAGGTATGGCGCTTCCTCCATGTCATAGTTTGTTTCAATTCTACGTATCTGATGGGAAGTTAAGTTGTCAATTATATCAGCGTTCCGGAGATGTATTTATTGGGGTGCCGTTCAATGTAGCAAGCTATTCATTGTTGACCCATTTAATCGCCCAGGAATGTGGTTTGGAAGTAGGGGAGTTTATCCATACGTTTGGAGACGTGCATATTTATTTAAATCACATAGAACAAGTTGAAACCCAATTGAAACGTGAACCAAGAAAACTTCCAACATTAAAATTAAATGCCAACAAACAGTCAATTTTTGAGTTTGAAATGGATGACATCCAAATAGTGGATTATCATCCTCATCCAAAAATAAAAGGACCAATTGCTGTTTAA
- a CDS encoding anthrax toxin lethal factor-related metalloendopeptidase, with product MKRISIIFVICATILLIWTRTKAEYGGIPLKHSPLKTQLILQSTHALENIILLPESPFDQEEAKDMISRLDHIPPNLLEAADRQEIKIRFFQQQLTDFSTTSHLKGVTPRGYTNENITWDNVPGIGGSKLVLVKIGHSEKGNGHGSCNLELHELAHSIDRYVLADLTYTLEFLPIWKKEAPLLFPAQPYFHQYEAEYFAEAFAMFYLNGETRNLLKKKAPATYRFFTNL from the coding sequence TTGAAACGGATATCCATCATATTTGTCATCTGTGCTACAATTCTTTTAATATGGACCAGAACGAAAGCGGAATACGGCGGCATCCCCTTGAAACACTCCCCATTGAAAACCCAATTAATCCTTCAATCCACACACGCATTGGAAAACATTATCTTATTGCCGGAAAGCCCATTTGATCAGGAAGAGGCAAAAGATATGATCAGCCGTCTGGACCATATTCCGCCTAACCTGCTGGAGGCTGCTGACAGGCAGGAAATCAAGATAAGGTTTTTTCAACAGCAGTTAACCGATTTCTCTACAACAAGCCACTTGAAAGGTGTCACACCAAGAGGGTACACAAATGAAAATATCACCTGGGATAATGTTCCCGGAATCGGCGGATCAAAGCTTGTATTAGTGAAGATTGGTCATAGTGAAAAGGGGAATGGACACGGTTCCTGTAATCTTGAACTTCATGAGCTTGCCCACAGCATTGACAGGTATGTGCTGGCAGACCTCACCTATACGCTCGAATTTTTGCCAATCTGGAAGAAAGAAGCTCCACTGTTATTTCCCGCACAACCTTATTTCCACCAATACGAAGCAGAATATTTTGCTGAAGCGTTCGCCATGTTTTACCTGAATGGAGAAACCAGGAATCTTTTAAAAAAGAAAGCGCCGGCAACGTATCGATTTTTCACCAATCTATAA
- a CDS encoding YpjP family protein — translation MSIWLKKSFFVILSILTFGLVSPSQAFLNEENHALAKNNGKPASSMESSSEEVREEESVLSRDAFIETMIIQAEKNAYEKFGTKIKPVIEDEFKSLILPKIEQAIMDTAVQYPDKDLSSLTISEVPQYAKTEKIFHIYDERTGEDVIRFHVRKDHPPKDGYYFNFHYHTAQDQFQAHHDLGSIYWNKNTPPQWRSVS, via the coding sequence ATGTCAATCTGGCTCAAAAAGTCGTTTTTTGTTATCCTATCGATCCTGACATTCGGCCTTGTTTCTCCATCTCAAGCCTTTTTGAATGAAGAAAATCATGCACTTGCCAAAAATAATGGCAAGCCTGCTTCTTCGATGGAATCTTCTTCAGAAGAAGTAAGGGAAGAAGAGTCTGTCCTATCTCGGGATGCTTTCATTGAAACGATGATCATACAGGCAGAAAAAAATGCATATGAAAAGTTCGGGACAAAGATCAAACCTGTCATTGAAGACGAATTCAAATCATTGATCCTGCCAAAAATCGAACAAGCCATCATGGATACAGCTGTTCAGTATCCAGACAAAGACTTATCGTCACTGACCATTTCCGAAGTACCCCAATATGCCAAAACGGAAAAAATCTTTCATATTTACGATGAGAGAACCGGTGAAGATGTCATCCGGTTTCACGTAAGAAAGGACCATCCGCCTAAGGACGGGTACTACTTTAATTTCCATTACCATACTGCACAAGATCAATTTCAGGCTCACCATGATCTTGGGAGCATTTATTGGAATAAAAACACCCCTCCTCAATGGAGAAGCGTTTCTTGA